The following are encoded in a window of Narcine bancroftii isolate sNarBan1 chromosome 2, sNarBan1.hap1, whole genome shotgun sequence genomic DNA:
- the LOC138755569 gene encoding uncharacterized protein isoform X2, with amino-acid sequence MICLRTPFLQDTSFTFGSNKSGESKDVFVLTLKGLSRVCASAAIMAEAHRESLMLDAFISGLKSGYVRQHLLETPGLTFNAALPQAKMLLTVLQGAKALEQGRSAEAAPLRPTRSEDSLLSTTKPQRKSRSTKCYFCGLALHTRNWCPARQDTCANCGKKGYWARACQARESTPGTCGKQRSKKKKEKKHSTADTKQGRRHNATMLSWRVNDSSNPTSTSSTSSESSSGSTSDEARPYMSLPQGDSILASMKNFSSEKEGSSILCKFFFHRFP; translated from the exons ATGATATGCCTCAGAACACCCTTTTTGCAAGACACCAGCTTCACATTCGGAAGCAACAAGTCAGGTGAGAGCAAAGATGTTTTCGTGCTCACCCTGAAAGGGCTATCCAGGGTCTGTGCCAGTGCTGCCATCATGGCTGAAGCCCACCGTGAGTCCCTGATGTTAGATGCATTCATAAGTGGTCTGAAATCCGGATACGTTAGACAGCATCTACTGGAGACTCCGGGCTTGACATTTAATGCGGCTCTGCCACAAGCGAAGATGCTTCTAACTGTGCTACAAGGGGCGAAAGCATTAGAGCAAGGGAGAAGTGCAGAAGCGGCACCCCTCAGACCGACCCGTAGTGAAGATTCGCTACTGAGCACTACAAAACCGCAACGCAAAAGCCGGTCcacaaagtgctacttctgcggcttGGCGCTACACACCCGCAACTGGTGTCCTGCACGGCAAGATACCTGCGCTAACTGCGGGAAGAAAGGCTATTGGGCCAGAGCTTGCCAAGCTAGAGAGTCAACACCTGGCACTTGTGGCAAGCAGaggagtaagaagaagaaggagaagaagcactCAACCGCTGATACTAAGCAAGGTCGTCGTCATAACGCCACGATGCTGAGCTGGAGAGTCAATGATTCATCTAACCCAACTTCAACTTCTTCGACTTCTTCTGAATCATCCAGTGGATCGACCAGTGATGAGGCGAGGCCCTACATGTCACTGCCGCAAGGAGATTCAATCCTGGCTTCCATGAAG AATTTTTCGTCGGAGAAGGAAGGCTCGTCGATCCTTTGcaagttttttttccatagatTCCCCTAG
- the LOC138755569 gene encoding uncharacterized protein isoform X3: MICLRTPFLQDTSFTFGSNKSGESKDVFVLTLKGLSRVCASAAIMAEAHRESLMLDAFISGLKSGYVRQHLLETPGLTFNAALPQAKMLLTVLQGAKALEQGRSAEAAPLRPTRSEDSLLSTTKPQRKSRSTKCYFCGLALHTRNWCPARQDTCANCGKKGYWARACQARESTPGTCGKQRSKKKKEKKHSTADTKQGRRHNATMLSWRVNDSSNPTSTSSTSSESSSGSTSDEARPYMSLPQGDSILASMKKQWHYSKELPKYLLWHLSS; the protein is encoded by the exons ATGATATGCCTCAGAACACCCTTTTTGCAAGACACCAGCTTCACATTCGGAAGCAACAAGTCAGGTGAGAGCAAAGATGTTTTCGTGCTCACCCTGAAAGGGCTATCCAGGGTCTGTGCCAGTGCTGCCATCATGGCTGAAGCCCACCGTGAGTCCCTGATGTTAGATGCATTCATAAGTGGTCTGAAATCCGGATACGTTAGACAGCATCTACTGGAGACTCCGGGCTTGACATTTAATGCGGCTCTGCCACAAGCGAAGATGCTTCTAACTGTGCTACAAGGGGCGAAAGCATTAGAGCAAGGGAGAAGTGCAGAAGCGGCACCCCTCAGACCGACCCGTAGTGAAGATTCGCTACTGAGCACTACAAAACCGCAACGCAAAAGCCGGTCcacaaagtgctacttctgcggcttGGCGCTACACACCCGCAACTGGTGTCCTGCACGGCAAGATACCTGCGCTAACTGCGGGAAGAAAGGCTATTGGGCCAGAGCTTGCCAAGCTAGAGAGTCAACACCTGGCACTTGTGGCAAGCAGaggagtaagaagaagaaggagaagaagcactCAACCGCTGATACTAAGCAAGGTCGTCGTCATAACGCCACGATGCTGAGCTGGAGAGTCAATGATTCATCTAACCCAACTTCAACTTCTTCGACTTCTTCTGAATCATCCAGTGGATCGACCAGTGATGAGGCGAGGCCCTACATGTCACTGCCGCAAGGAGATTCAATCCTGGCTTCCATGAAG AAACAGTGGCATTACTCAAAGGAATTGCCTAAATATCTTCTTTGGCATTTAAGTTCATGA
- the LOC138755569 gene encoding uncharacterized protein isoform X4: MICLRTPFLQDTSFTFGSNKSGESKDVFVLTLKGLSRVCASAAIMAEAHRESLMLDAFISGLKSGYVRQHLLETPGLTFNAALPQAKMLLTVLQGAKALEQGRSAEAAPLRPTRSEDSLLSTTKPQRKSRSTKCYFCGLALHTRNWCPARQDTCANCGKKGYWARACQARESTPGTCGKQRSKKKKEKKHSTADTKQGRRHNATMLSWRVNDSSNPTSTSSTSSESSSGSTSDEARPYMSLPQGDSILASMKKVEDWIDLDGLSL; the protein is encoded by the exons ATGATATGCCTCAGAACACCCTTTTTGCAAGACACCAGCTTCACATTCGGAAGCAACAAGTCAGGTGAGAGCAAAGATGTTTTCGTGCTCACCCTGAAAGGGCTATCCAGGGTCTGTGCCAGTGCTGCCATCATGGCTGAAGCCCACCGTGAGTCCCTGATGTTAGATGCATTCATAAGTGGTCTGAAATCCGGATACGTTAGACAGCATCTACTGGAGACTCCGGGCTTGACATTTAATGCGGCTCTGCCACAAGCGAAGATGCTTCTAACTGTGCTACAAGGGGCGAAAGCATTAGAGCAAGGGAGAAGTGCAGAAGCGGCACCCCTCAGACCGACCCGTAGTGAAGATTCGCTACTGAGCACTACAAAACCGCAACGCAAAAGCCGGTCcacaaagtgctacttctgcggcttGGCGCTACACACCCGCAACTGGTGTCCTGCACGGCAAGATACCTGCGCTAACTGCGGGAAGAAAGGCTATTGGGCCAGAGCTTGCCAAGCTAGAGAGTCAACACCTGGCACTTGTGGCAAGCAGaggagtaagaagaagaaggagaagaagcactCAACCGCTGATACTAAGCAAGGTCGTCGTCATAACGCCACGATGCTGAGCTGGAGAGTCAATGATTCATCTAACCCAACTTCAACTTCTTCGACTTCTTCTGAATCATCCAGTGGATCGACCAGTGATGAGGCGAGGCCCTACATGTCACTGCCGCAAGGAGATTCAATCCTGGCTTCCATGAAG AAAGTCGAAGACTGGATCGACCTTGACGGCCTATCTTTGTAG